TCGAATTCCACTGGGGCCCTAGCGACAGCGAGCAGCATCCGACGGCCTGGGTCGTGCCCGATCGCCAGCGCGTCAAGGCGCGGTTTCCCCGGCAAGGCGTAAGTTCCGCGCCGACCTGGTATTGGGTGGCCGACGGCCTCCTCGCGCCCGGTCCCGAGGGGCGCAAACGGCTGGTCGTGTTCCTCTGGCACATCGGCCGCACCGAGGGCACCGGCGTCTGGACGTTCGCGTCGGTAGGCGGTGCGGTCGCCGTGATTGAGAACCCCAATGAGCCGCCGGAGCGCTGGCGCGTCGCGCAGTTCGACAATCCGCACGTCGTCCCCGACGCGGGCCGCGAGGCATCGCCGCCGCAATCGCCGGTCACCTGGGGATCGGCGCTGGTGCTGGTCCCGCGCGACGTTGCGGCCGGCGACGCCGCGCAGGCGCCGTGGATCTACGTCTATGGCACGCGCAACGCCGGACCGTTCGAGACGCAGCTCGTGCTGGCCCGCGCGCCGGCCGACGCGATCGAGAAGTTCGCGACCTGGGAATTCCGCACGGCGAACGGCTGGTCGCGCGAACCCACTAGCGCCGCTTCGTTGGCCTCGGGCGTGGTCAGCGAGTTTTCGGTCGATCGCGTCGAATGGGCCGGCCGCACCGCTTGGGTCCTGGTCCAGAGCGAGCCGCTGTTCGGCACGCGGATCATGGCCCGTGTGGCCGATGAGCCTACGGGGCCCTTTGGCCCGGCGCTGGCCGTTTACCAGGTGCCCGGCGTCGACCCGAAGCGCAAGTATTTCACCTACGCGGCCAAGGCCCACCCGCACCTGTCGCGGCACGGCACGCTGTTGGTCAGCTACATCATCAACTCGCACGACTTTGGCGCAATGATCAACGACGCGAATATCTACCGCCCGCGGTTCGTGGAGCTGGATGTCGAACGGCTAGCGGCCGCGGCGAAAAAGACGGAGCCGTGATCGAAACAGCCGATCGCCGCGCGCCCAGCGGCCGCCAGCAGCTTGGCGCGGCCTATGGGCCCAACCGAATTCCAAAGGGCCGGCCAAGTTCGTCAAGCGCCGCAAGGATTTCGGCCTCCGTGCGGCCCATTTGCTCAAGCAACAAGCCATAGTTGTGGATCGCGGTGCGCAAGTGGGGATGTTCGTGCCCAGTGGCTTGCGTGAATTTGAGGAAGATCGCAACCATACGTCGCATCAAGGGCTCCGCTTCGACCAGGCGGTTGTTGGCCTGGAGCAACCCCGCGAGGTTGTTGAGGTCCCTGGCTACTTCAGGATGTTCGTTCCCGAAGCTCGCCTCGTCGATCGCCAGCGCGCGTCGCATCAAGGGCTCCGCTTCGTCCAGGCGGTTGGTAGCCTTGAGCAACTGAGCGAGGTTGTTGAGACCCCCGGCCACTTCGGGGTGCATTGGCCCGAAGCTCGCCTCGTCGATTTCCAGAGCGCGTCGCATCAAGGGCTCCGCTTCGTCCATGCGGTTGGTGTCCTGCAACAACAGCGCAAGGTTGTTGAGGTCCCTGGCTACGTCAGGATGTTCGTTCCCGAAGCTCGCCTCGTCGATCTCCAGCGCGCGTCGCATCAAGGGCTCGGCTTCAGCCATGCGGTTGGTGGCCTTGAGCAACTGT
This window of the Pirellulales bacterium genome carries:
- a CDS encoding DUF4185 domain-containing protein, with product MVRVAASTLLGFVGAIAVTAATATAEDLCLPRDDWDRAFQRSAGWTGGDADYAIDLGERTLWLFADSWVGNVADGRHSPGARLVNNALALHANPAAGAAPAPAQIEFHWGPSDSEQHPTAWVVPDRQRVKARFPRQGVSSAPTWYWVADGLLAPGPEGRKRLVVFLWHIGRTEGTGVWTFASVGGAVAVIENPNEPPERWRVAQFDNPHVVPDAGREASPPQSPVTWGSALVLVPRDVAAGDAAQAPWIYVYGTRNAGPFETQLVLARAPADAIEKFATWEFRTANGWSREPTSAASLASGVVSEFSVDRVEWAGRTAWVLVQSEPLFGTRIMARVADEPTGPFGPALAVYQVPGVDPKRKYFTYAAKAHPHLSRHGTLLVSYIINSHDFGAMINDANIYRPRFVELDVERLAAAAKKTEP